One segment of Cynocephalus volans isolate mCynVol1 chromosome 8, mCynVol1.pri, whole genome shotgun sequence DNA contains the following:
- the DISP3 gene encoding protein dispatched homolog 3, whose protein sequence is MDTEDDPLLQDVWLEEEQEEEEGTGETFRRARKPGPRPGAGAQCCWWRWTLPSLPPTLGFWSTLGWAFTNPCCAGLVLFLGCSIPMALSAFMFLYYPPLDIDISYNAFEIRNHEASQRFDALALALKSQFGSWGRNRRDLADFTSETLQRLISEQLQQLHLGNRSRQASRPPRAVPVATRGTSAAPKPSANRSRRLRRETPPLADLAANQGPDKNGRCQPSAPPPAAATANQSRARRGASHWDYSRAYVSANTQTHAHWRIELIFLARGDAERNIFTSERLVTIHEIERKIMDHPGFREFCWKPHEVLKDLPLGSYSYCSPPSSLMTYFFPTERGGKIYYDGMGQDLADIRGSLELAMTHPEFYWYVDEGLSADNLKSSLLRSEILFGAPLPNYYSVDDRWEEQRAKFQSFVVTYVAMLAKQSTSKVQVLYGGTDLFDYEVRRTFNNDMLLAFISSSCIAALVYILTSCSVFLSFFGIASIGLSCLVALFLYHVVFGIQYLGILNGVAAFVIVGIGVDDVFVFINTYRQATHLEDPQLRMIYTIRTAGKATFFTSLTTAAAYAANVFSQIPAVHDFGLFMSLIVSCCWLAVLFTMPAALGLWSLYLAPLESSCQTSCHQKCGRKNSLHFPGDVFAAAEQAGGSPAQGPISYLDDDIPLLNVEEEPVSLELGDVSLVSVSPEDLQPDPDRGSRGQLLAQLQELLHHWVLWSAVKSRWVIVGLFVSILVLSLVFASRLRPASRAPLLFRPDTNIQVLLDLKYNLSAEGISCITCSGLFQEKPHSLQNNIRTSLEKKKRGSGAPWASRPEATPQDSPGTVYVSKVKSKGHPPVYRLSLNASLPAPWQTVSPGDGEVPSFQVYRAPFGNFTRKLTACMSTVGLLQAASPSRKWMVTTLACDAKRGWKFDFSFYVAAKEQQHTRRLYFAQAHKPPFHGRVCAAPPGCLLSSGPDGPTKGFFYVPSEKVPKTHLSATFGFNPCVNTGCGKPAVRPLVDTGAMVFVVFGIIGINHTRQVDNHVIGDPGSVIYDSSFDLFKEIRHLCRLCKAIAGNSELVKPGGAQCLPSGYSISSFLQMLHPECKELPEPNLLPGQLSHGAVGVKEGRVQWISMAFESTTYKGKSSFQTYSDYLRWERFLQQQLQTFPEGSALHRGFQTCEHWKQIFMEIIGVQSALYGLVLSLLICVAAVAVFTTHILLLLPVLLSILGIVCLVVTIMYWSGWEMGAVEAISLSILVGSSVDYCVHLVEGYLLAGENLPPHQAEDACAQRQWRTLEAVRHVGVAIVSSALTTVIATVPLFFCIIAPFAKFGKIVALNTGVSILYTLTVSTALLGIMAPGSFTRTRTSFLKALGAVLLAGALGLGACLLLLRSGYKIPLPNGASL, encoded by the exons ATGGACACGGAGGATGACCCCTTGCTGCAGGATGTGTGGctagaggaggagcaggaggaggaagaaggaacgGGTGAGACCTTTAGGAGGGCCCGGAAGCCAGGGCCCCGACCTGGGGCAGGGGCGCAGTGTTGCTGGTGGCGCTGGACCTTgccttccctgccccccaccttgGGCTTCTGGAGTACCCTGGGCTGGGCCTTCACCAATCCGTGCTGTGCGGGGCTGGTGCTCTTCCTGGGCTGCAGCATCCCCATGGCCCTGTCAGCCTTCATGTTCCTCTACTACCCGCCACTGGACATTGACATCTCCTACAACGCCTTTGAGATCCGCAACCACGAGGCTTCCCAGCGTTTTGACGCCCTCGCCTTGGCACTCAAGTCCCAGTTTGGATCCTGGGGGCGCAACCGGCGCGACTTGGCCGACTTCACCTCCGAGACGCTTCAGCGCCTCATCTCAGAGCAGCTGCAGCAGTTGCATCTCGGCAACCGCTCGCGACAGGCCTCCAGACCCCCTCGCGCTGTTCCTGTGGCCACCCGGGGCACCTCTGCGGCCCCAAAGCCATCAGCCAATCGGAGCAGGCGTCTTCGGCGTGAGACCCCGCCCCTAGCAGATCTGGCAGCCAACCAGGGGCCAGACAAGAATGGGCGGTGCCAGCCCAGTGCCCCACCCCCCGCGGCAGCCACGGCCAATCAGAGCCGTGCCCGCAGGGGCGCCTCGCACTGGGACTACTCACGCGCATACGTGAGCGCCAACACCCAGACGCATGCGCACTGGCGCATCGAGCTCATCTTCCTGGCGCGCGGGGACGCGGAGCGCAACATTTTCACCAGTGAGCGGCTGGTCACGATCCACGAGATTGAGCGCAAGATCATGGACCACCCGGGTTTCCGGGAATTCTGCTGGAAGCCCCACGAGGTGCTCAAGGACCTGCCGCTTGGCTCCTACTCCTACTGCTCCCCGCCCAGCTCGCTCATGACCTACTTCTTCCCCACTGAGAGGGGTGGCAAGATCTACTACGACGGCATGGGCCAGGACCTGGCCGACATCCGGG GCTCCCTAGAGCTGGCCATGACTCACCCTGAGTTCTACTGGTACGTGGACGAGGGCCTCTCTGCAGACAATCTGAAGAGCTCCCTCCTGCGCAGCGAGATCCTGTTTGGAGCACCCCTGCCCAACTACTACTCAGTGGATGACCGCTGGGAGGAGCAACGGGCCAAGTTTCAGAGCTTCGTGGTCACCTACGTGGCCATGCTGGCCAAACAGTCTACTAG CAAAGTCCAGGTTCTCTATGGGGGGACAGACCTCTTTGACTATGAGGTGCGTAGAACCTTCAACAATGACATGCTCCTGGCCTTCATCAGCAGCAGCTGCATCGCTGCCCTGGTCTACATCCTCACCTCCTGCTCAG TGTTCCTGTCCTTCTTCGGGATTGCCAGCATTGGTCTCAGCTGCCTGGTGGCACTCTTCCTGTATCATGTGGTCTTTGGTATCCAGTACTTGGGCATCCTCAATGGAGTGGCTGCCTTCGTGATAGTGGGCATTG GTGTAGACGACGTTTTTGTGTTCATCAACACCTACCGCCAGGCCACGCACCTGGAGGACCCGCAGCTGCGGATGATCTACACCATCCGGACGGCAGGGAAGGCCACCTTCTTCACCTCCCTGACCACGGCCGCAGCCTACGCAGCTAACGTCTTCTCCCAG ATCCCGGCTGTCCATGACTTTGGCCTGTTCATGTCTCTCATCGTGTCCTGCTGCTGGCTGGCCGTGCTCTTCACCATGCCAGCAGCCCTGGGCCTCTGGAGCCTGTACCTTGCCCCATTGGAGAGCTCCTGCCAGACCAG CTGCCACCAGAAGTGCGGCCGCAAGAACTCCCTGCACTTCCCCGGGGACGTGTTTGCTGCTGCTGAGCAGGCTGGGGGCAGCCCTGCCCAAGGCCCCATATCCTACCTGGATGATGACATCCCGTTGCTGAATGTCGAGGAGGAGCCAG TGTCGCTGGAGTTGGGAGATGTGTCCTTGGTGTCTGTGTCCCCCGAGGACCTGCAGCCAGACCCTGACAGGGGCAGCCGGGGCCAGCTCCTCGCCCAGCTGCAGGAGCTGCTGCACCACTGGGTCCTGTGGTCCGCTGTCAAGAGCCGCTGGGTGATTGTGG GGCTCTTTGTCTCCATCCTCGTCCTGTCCCTGGTGTTCGCCAGCCGGCTCCGCCCCGCCAGCCGGGCCCCGCTGCTCTTCCGGCCCGATACCAACATTCAGGTGCTGCTGGACCTCAAATACAACCTGAGCGCTGAGGGCATCTCCTGCATCACCTGCTCAG GTCTGTTTCAGGAGAAGCCCCACAGCCTGCAGAACAACATCCGGACATCCCTGGAGAAGAAGAAGCGAGGCTCGGGGGCCCCCTGGGCCAGCCGGCCTGAGGCCACCCCGCAGG ACTCCCCGGGCACCGTGTACGTCTCCAAAGTGAAGAGTAAAGGCCACCCACCTGTCTACAGGCTCTCCCTCAATGCCAGCCTGCCTGCCCCTTGGCAGACCGTGTCCCCCGGGGATGGAGAGGTGCCCTCCTTCCAG GTGTATAGAGCGCCTTTTGGTAACTTCACCAGGAAGCTGACCGCTTGTATGTCTACAGTAGGGCTGCTCCAGGCGGCGAGCCCCTCCCGCAAGTGGATGGTGACAACCTTGGCCTGTGATGCCAAGCGGGGCTGGAAGTTTGACTTCAGCTTCTACGTGGCCGCCAAGGAGCAGCAGCACACCCG GAGACTGTACTTTGCTCAGGCCCACAAGCCCCCCTTCCACGGGCGCGTGTGTGCGGCACCTCCTGGCTGCCTGCTCAGCTCCGGCCCCGACGGGCCTACCAAAGGCTTCTTCTATGTGCCTAGTGAGAAAG TGCCCAAGACCCACCTCTCGGCCACCTTCGGCTTCAACCCCTGTGTGAACACGGGCTGCGGGAAGCCAGCGGTGCGGCCGCTGGTGGATACTGGGGCCATGGTCTTCGTGGTCTTTGGCATTATTGGCATCAACCACACTCGGCAGGTGGACAATCATGTCATCGGAGACCCG GGCAGCGTCATCTATGACAGCAGCTTTGACCTCTTCAAAGAAATTAGGCACCTGTGTCGCCTCTGCAAGGCCATCGCGGGCAACTCCGAGCTGGTGAAGCCGGGTGGGGCCCAGTGCCTACCCTCAG GCTACAGCATCTCCTCCTTCCTGCAGATGTTGCACCCTGAATGCAAGGAGCTGCCCGAGCCCAACCTGCTCCCAGGGCAGCTGTCACATGGGGCAGTGGGCGTCAAGGAGGGCCGTGTGCAGTGGATCTCCATGGCCTTCGAGTCG ACCACATACAAGGGCAAGTCCTCCTTCCAGACCTATTCGGACTACCTGCGCTGGGAGCGCTTCCTCCAGCAGCAGCTGCAGACCTTCCCTGAGGGCTCGGCCCTGCACCGCGGCTTCCAGACCTGTGAGCACTGGAAGCAGATCTTCATGGAGATCATAG GGGTACAGAGTGCCTTATACGGCCTGGTCCTGTCCTTGCTCATCTGTGTGGCTGCAGTGGCCGTGTTCACCACCCACATCCTGCTCCTGCTGCCTGTGCTCCTGAGCATCTTGG GCATCGTCTGCCTTGTGGTGACCATCATGTACTGGAGCGGCTGGGAGATGGGCGCCGTGGAAGCCATCTCTCTGTCCATCCTCGTCGGCTCCTCCGTGGATTACTGCGTCCATCTGGTTGAGGGCTACCTGCTGGCTGGAGAGAATCTGCCCCCCCACCAAGCCGAG GACGCGTGCGCACAGCGCCAGTGGCGGACACTGGAGGCTGTGCGGCACGTGGGCGTGGCCATCGTGTCCAGCGCCCTCACCACGGTCATCGCCACCGTGCCACTCTTCTTCTGCATCATCGCCCCATTCGCCAAGTTCGGCAAGATCGTGGCACTGAACACGGGCGTCTCCATCCTCTACACGCTCACCGTCAGCACCGCCCTGCTGGGCATCATGGCCCCTGGCTCCTTCACCCGGACCAGGACTTCCTTCCTCAAAGCCCTGGGTGCCGTGCTCCTGGCGGGGGCCCTGGGCCTGGGCGCCTGTCTCCTGCTGCTCCGGAGTGGCTACAAAATCCCCCTGCCCAATGGGGCGTCCCTATAG